In one Alnus glutinosa chromosome 12, dhAlnGlut1.1, whole genome shotgun sequence genomic region, the following are encoded:
- the LOC133851698 gene encoding SKP1-like protein 1B produces the protein MSSSKKITLKSSDGEAFEVDEAVALESQTIKHMIEDDCADNGIPLPNVTSKILAKVIEYCKKHVDAANPEERTSDDDLKAWDVEFVKVDQATLFDLILAANYLNIKSLLDLTCQTVADMIKGKTPEEIRKTFNIKNDFTPDEEEEVRRENQWAFE, from the exons ATGTCGTCGTCGAAGAAGATCACCCTGAAGAGCTCGGACGGCGAGGCCTTCGAGGTCGACGAGGCCGTGGCGCTCGAGTCGCAGACGATCAAGCACATGATCGAGGACGATTGCGCCGACAACGGAATCCCTCTCCCGAACGTGACGAGCAAGATCTTGGCCAAGGTCATCGAGTACTGCAAGAAGCACGTCGATGCGGCGAACCCCGAGGAGCGAACGTCCGACGACGATCTCAAGGCATGGGATGTCGAGTTCGTGAAGGTTGACCAGGCCACTCTATTCGATCTCATTTTG GCTGCAAACTATTTGAATATAAAGAGCCTTCTGGATTTGACATGCCAAACTGTAGCAGACATGATCAAGGGGAAGACGCCAGAGGAGATCCGCAAGACCTTTAACATCAAGAATGACTTCACCCCTGATGAAGAGGAAGAGGTTCGTCGGGAGAACCAGTGGGCatttgaatga
- the LOC133851720 gene encoding SKP1-like protein 1B has product MSLSKKITLKSSDGEAFEADEAVALKLPTIKKMIEDDCAENGIPLPNLTSKILAKVIVYSKKHVEAANPDDRTSEYHLKAWDAEFVEVDQDTLFDLILAANYLNIKSLQDLTCQTLAEMVKGKTPEEIRKMFNIKNDFTPEEAEEVHRETRWLFE; this is encoded by the exons ATGTCATTGTCGAAGAAGATCACCCTAAAGAGCTCGGATGGCGAGGCCTTCGAGGCTGATGAGGCTGTGGCGCTCAAGTTGCCGACGATCAAGAAGATGATCGAGGACGATTGTGCCGAAAACGGAATCCCCCTCCCGAACTTGACGAGCAAGATCTTGGCCAAGGTAATTGTGTACTCCAAAAAGCACGTCGAGGCGGCGAACCCCGACGACCGCACCTCCGAATACCACCTCAAGGCTTGGGACGCCGAGTTCGTCGAGGTTGACCAGGACACTCTATTCGACCTCATTTTG GCCGCAAACTATTTGAACATCAAGAGTCTTCAGGATCTGACATGCCAAACTCTAGCAGAGATGGTCAAGGGGAAGACTCCAGAGGAGATTCGCAAGATGTTTAACATCAAGAATGACTTCACCCCGGAGGAAGCGGAAGAGGTTCATCGGGAGACCCGGTGGTTATTTGAATGA
- the LOC133851564 gene encoding protein MID1-COMPLEMENTING ACTIVITY 1 — translation MSSWDNVGELATVAQLTGLDAVKLIGLIAKAANTARMHKRNCRQFAQHLKLIGNLLEQLKISELKKYPETREPLEQLEDALRRSYILVNSCQDRSYLYLLAMGWNIVYQFRKAQNEIDRYLRLVPLITLVDNARVRERLEVIEMDQREYTLDEEDRRVQDVILKPDPSSNDAMVLKKTLSCSYPNLPFCEALQKENEKLQFELQRSQAHLDVSQCEVIQRLLEVTEAAAANVLPEKSVPEKGHRKLERGYSDANSDKEHSSDEGYHKKSDTRTTSRKTSSVSSGHDLLSTRGSHRHEEWHTDLLGCCSEPCLCIKTCLFPCGTFSKIATVATDRHMSSAEACNELMAYSLVLSCCCYTCNVRRKLRKTLNITGGFIDDFLSHLMCCCCALVQEWREVEIRGVYGPEKTKTSPPTSQYMES, via the exons ATGTCGTCGTGGGACAATGTTGGGGAGCTTGCAACGGTGGCCCAGCTCACGGGGCTCGATGCGGTGAAGCTGATTGGGTTGATCGCAAAGGCCGCAAATACCGCACGAATGCACAAGAGGAATTGCAGGCAATTTGCGCAGCACTTGAAGCTGATCGGGAACTTGCTGGAGCAGCTCAAGATCTCGGAGCTCAAGAAGTACCCGGAGACGCGGGAACCTTTGGAGCAGCTTGAGGACGCGCTGAGAAGGTCCTACATTCTGGTCAATAGTTGCCAGGACCGGAGCTATCTGTATCTATTGGCAATGGGGTGGAACATTGTGTACCAATTCCGGAAGGCCCAGAATGAGATCGATAGATACTTGCGGCTTGTGCCATTGATTACTCTTGTGGACAATGCGAGAGTCAGG GAGAGACTGGAAGTTATTGAAATGGATCAAAGAGAATACACATTGGATGAAGAGGACAGAAGGGTGCAGGATGTGATCCTGAAACCTGACCCCTCAAGTAATGATGCTATGGTGTTGAAGAAAACTCTTTCTTGTTCCTACCCGAACTTGCCTTTTTGTGAAGCACttcaaaaggaaaatgaaaagcttCAATTTGAACTACAGCGATCACAAGCTCACTTGGATGTGAGTCAATGTGAAGTAATTCAGCGTTTGTTAGAAGTAACGGAAGCTGCTGCTGCAAATGTCCTTCCAGAGAAGAGTGTGCCTGAAAAAGGTCACAGGAAATTGGAACGGGGTTATTCAGATGCCAACAGTGACAAAGAGCATTCATCTGATGAAGGCTATCATAAGAAGAGTGACACTCGTACAACTTCAAG AAAAACATCTTCAGTTTCATCTGGACATGATCTCCTGTCGACTAGAGGTTCACACCGGCATGAAGAATGGCATACTGATCTACTTGGTTGTTGTTCAGAACCTTGTCTGT GTATAAAAACCTGTTTATTTCCTTGTGGGACATTTTCAAAGATTGCTACTGTAGCAACTGACAGGCATATGT CTTCGGCGGAGGCATGTAATGAATTGATGGCATATTCATTGGTGTTGTCATGCTGTTGCTATACTTGTAATGTCAGAAGAAAGCTTCGCAAGACGTTGAACATCACG GGAGGCTTTATTGATGATTTCCTCTCACATTTGATGTGTTGCTGCTGTGCCCTTGTCCAAGAATGGCGAGAAGTGGAGATCCGTGGGGTTTATG GTCCTGAGAAGACAAAAACAAGTCCCCCAACATCACAGTACATGGAATCCTAA